A single genomic interval of Streptomyces sp. BA2 harbors:
- a CDS encoding TIM barrel protein produces MTDFHDTPADEALRQRLGINRRRFLNTCTAVGAGAIAAPVFGAAPSFAQPQTEGGHGHGRELVPAKKRGIILYTVRDATGRDPLASNLPSGFREVFKELARYGYKQVEFAGYGQHANAPGGASLESVEGAKLLRSWLDDYGLRAQGNHGFIPGSWPLTQPDLDTFKKHLEIANILGMDHMGTGGDPTNSSYKADWDVAADKWNAMGSIARKAGIKLYTHNHDGAYGFLLDGGPLDAQGRPTRSSGIRKLEYFLKATDPRAVWLEMDVYWAHVAQYKFHTYTAHDGSQRKKVFDPAALVSRNNKRYPLFHAKDGTRNDTSGQGYDMVAFGEGVIDYRTFFSRVGEKNYHNPMVEQDNAPSGTDPGQSLKLAKTGYDNLAALRKKR; encoded by the coding sequence GTGACCGACTTCCACGACACTCCCGCCGACGAGGCCCTCAGACAGCGTCTCGGCATCAACCGCCGCCGCTTCCTCAACACGTGCACCGCCGTCGGCGCCGGCGCGATCGCCGCGCCCGTGTTCGGCGCGGCACCGTCCTTCGCCCAGCCGCAGACCGAGGGCGGGCACGGCCACGGCCGCGAACTGGTGCCCGCGAAGAAGCGCGGCATCATCCTCTACACGGTGCGTGACGCGACCGGCCGCGACCCGCTCGCCTCCAACCTGCCCTCCGGTTTCCGCGAGGTGTTCAAGGAGCTGGCCCGCTACGGCTACAAGCAGGTCGAGTTCGCGGGCTACGGCCAGCACGCCAACGCCCCCGGCGGCGCCAGTCTCGAGTCCGTCGAGGGTGCCAAGCTGCTGCGCTCCTGGCTCGACGACTACGGCCTGCGCGCCCAGGGCAACCACGGCTTCATACCGGGCTCCTGGCCGCTCACGCAGCCCGACCTCGACACGTTCAAGAAGCACCTGGAGATCGCCAACATCCTCGGCATGGACCACATGGGCACCGGCGGTGACCCGACCAACAGCTCGTACAAGGCCGATTGGGACGTCGCGGCCGACAAGTGGAACGCCATGGGCTCCATCGCGCGCAAGGCCGGCATCAAGCTCTACACCCACAACCACGACGGGGCGTACGGCTTCCTGCTCGACGGCGGCCCGCTCGACGCGCAGGGCCGCCCGACCCGCAGCTCCGGCATCCGCAAGTTGGAGTACTTCCTCAAGGCCACGGATCCGAGGGCGGTCTGGCTGGAGATGGACGTCTACTGGGCGCACGTCGCGCAGTACAAGTTCCACACGTACACCGCGCACGACGGCTCCCAGCGGAAGAAGGTCTTCGATCCGGCCGCGCTCGTCAGCCGCAACAACAAGCGCTACCCGCTGTTCCACGCCAAGGACGGCACCCGCAACGACACCAGCGGCCAGGGTTACGACATGGTGGCCTTCGGCGAGGGCGTCATCGACTACCGCACCTTCTTCAGCCGGGTCGGCGAGAAGAACTACCACAACCCGATGGTCGAGCAGGACAACGCGCCCAGCGGCACCGATCCCGGCCAGTCCCTGAAGCTCGCGAAGACCGGCTACGACAACCTGGCGGCTCTCCGCAAGAAGCGCTGA
- a CDS encoding nucleotide pyrophosphatase/phosphodiesterase family protein has protein sequence MSPTPLLVLDVVGLTPRLLDHMPRLKSLGQSGSRAPLGTVLPAVTCAAQSTFLTGTTPAEHGIVGNGWYFRELGDVLLWRQHNGLVAGDKLWDAARRAYPGYTVANICWWYAMGADTDITITPRPVYYADGRKEPDCYTRPPALHDELTEKFGTFPLFHFWGPGADIVSSRWIVNATRHILDTRHPDLALCYLPHLDYDLQRFGPDDPRSHQAAAELDATIAPLLDEAKAEGRTVVALSEYGITRVDRPVDINRALRRAGLLEVHTQDGMEYLDPMASRAFAVVDHQIAHIYVRRPEDLEATRQALADLPGIEQLLDDEGKKANHLDHPRSGELVAVAEPDAWFTYYYWLDDACAPDFAQLVEIHRKPGYDPVELFMDPEDPYVRVKAASALARKKLGMRYRMAVVPLDPSPIRGSHGRLTLSDDDGPLIISSTPHAFSDRIAATAVKSLLLDLAGLG, from the coding sequence ATGAGCCCCACACCCCTCCTCGTCCTGGACGTCGTCGGCCTCACCCCCCGTCTCCTCGACCACATGCCCCGCCTCAAGTCCCTGGGCCAGTCCGGCTCCCGGGCCCCGCTCGGCACGGTCCTGCCCGCCGTCACCTGCGCCGCCCAGTCCACCTTCCTCACCGGCACCACCCCCGCCGAGCACGGCATCGTCGGCAACGGCTGGTACTTCCGCGAGCTCGGCGACGTACTGCTGTGGCGCCAGCACAACGGCCTCGTCGCGGGCGACAAGCTGTGGGACGCCGCCCGTCGCGCGTACCCCGGCTACACCGTCGCCAATATCTGCTGGTGGTACGCCATGGGCGCCGACACCGACATCACCATCACCCCCCGTCCCGTCTACTACGCCGACGGCCGCAAGGAACCCGACTGCTACACCAGGCCCCCGGCCCTGCACGACGAACTCACCGAGAAATTCGGCACGTTCCCCCTCTTCCACTTCTGGGGCCCCGGCGCCGACATCGTGTCCAGCCGCTGGATCGTGAACGCCACGCGCCACATCCTCGACACCCGCCACCCCGACCTGGCCCTGTGCTACCTCCCTCACCTCGACTACGACCTCCAGCGCTTCGGCCCCGACGACCCGCGCTCCCACCAGGCCGCCGCCGAACTCGACGCGACCATCGCCCCCCTCCTCGACGAGGCGAAGGCCGAGGGCCGCACCGTCGTCGCCCTGTCCGAGTACGGCATCACCCGCGTGGACCGTCCCGTCGACATCAACCGCGCCCTGCGCCGCGCAGGCCTGCTCGAAGTGCACACCCAGGACGGCATGGAGTACCTCGACCCGATGGCATCACGCGCCTTCGCCGTCGTGGACCACCAGATCGCCCACATCTACGTGCGCAGGCCCGAGGACCTGGAAGCCACCCGGCAGGCGCTCGCCGACCTGCCCGGAATCGAGCAACTCCTCGACGACGAGGGCAAGAAGGCCAACCACCTGGACCACCCGCGCTCCGGCGAACTCGTCGCCGTCGCCGAGCCGGACGCCTGGTTCACGTACTACTACTGGCTCGACGACGCCTGCGCGCCCGACTTCGCGCAGCTCGTCGAGATCCACCGCAAACCCGGCTACGACCCCGTCGAGCTCTTCATGGACCCCGAGGACCCCTACGTCCGCGTCAAGGCCGCGTCCGCGCTGGCCCGTAAGAAACTCGGCATGCGCTACCGCATGGCGGTCGTGCCCCTTGACCCCTCACCTATTCGCGGCAGCCACGGCCGCCTTACCCTGAGCGACGACGACGGTCCGCTCATCATCAGCTCCACCCCCCATGCGTTTTCCGACCGGATCGCGGCCACCGCCGTGAAATCCCTCCTCCTCGACCTGGCCGGCCTGGGCTGA
- the frc gene encoding formyl-CoA transferase, translated as MTTKALEGVRVLDMTHVQSGPSATQLLAWLGADVVKLEAPSGDITRKQLRDLPDVDSLYFTMLNCNKRSITLNTKSERGKELLTELIRRSDVMVENFGPGAVDRMGFTWERIQEINPRIVYASIKGFGDGPYTNFKAYEVVAQAMGGSMSTTGFEDGPPLATGAQIGDSGTGIHAVAGILAALFQRENTGRGQRVNVAMQHAVLNLCRVKLRDQQRLAHGPLAEYPNEDFGDEVPRSGNASGGGQPGWAVKCAPGGPNDYVYVIVQPVGWQPLTELIGRPELAQDPEWASPEARLPKLGKMFQLIEEWSSTLPKWEVLERLNAHNIPCGPILSTKEIIEDASLAANEMVVEVAHPQRGSFTTVGSPLKLSDSPVDVVSSPLLGEHNAEVFVGELGLGDEELRLLKSNGVI; from the coding sequence ATGACGACCAAGGCTCTTGAGGGCGTGCGCGTCCTCGACATGACACATGTCCAGTCCGGGCCCTCCGCCACTCAACTCCTTGCCTGGCTCGGGGCGGACGTGGTGAAGCTGGAGGCGCCCTCCGGAGACATCACGCGCAAGCAGCTGCGTGATCTCCCGGACGTCGACTCGCTCTACTTCACGATGCTCAACTGCAACAAGCGGAGCATCACCCTCAACACCAAGTCCGAGCGCGGCAAGGAGCTCCTCACGGAGCTGATCCGGCGCTCCGACGTGATGGTCGAGAACTTCGGCCCCGGCGCCGTGGACCGGATGGGCTTCACCTGGGAACGCATCCAGGAGATCAACCCGCGGATCGTCTACGCCTCCATCAAGGGCTTCGGAGACGGCCCCTACACCAACTTCAAAGCTTACGAAGTGGTGGCACAGGCCATGGGCGGCTCCATGTCGACCACGGGCTTCGAGGACGGCCCCCCGCTCGCCACCGGTGCCCAGATCGGTGACTCCGGGACCGGCATCCACGCCGTCGCCGGCATTCTCGCCGCCCTCTTCCAGAGGGAGAACACCGGTCGCGGACAGCGCGTGAACGTGGCCATGCAGCACGCCGTGCTCAACCTGTGCCGGGTCAAGCTGCGCGACCAGCAGCGCCTGGCGCACGGGCCGCTCGCCGAGTACCCGAACGAGGACTTCGGGGACGAGGTGCCGCGCTCCGGCAACGCGAGCGGCGGCGGGCAGCCCGGCTGGGCGGTCAAGTGCGCGCCCGGCGGACCGAACGACTACGTGTACGTCATCGTGCAGCCCGTCGGCTGGCAGCCGCTCACCGAGCTGATCGGACGTCCCGAGCTCGCTCAGGACCCGGAGTGGGCCTCTCCGGAGGCTCGGCTTCCCAAGCTGGGCAAGATGTTCCAGCTGATCGAGGAGTGGTCCTCGACGCTCCCCAAGTGGGAGGTCCTTGAGCGGCTGAACGCCCACAACATCCCGTGCGGCCCGATCCTCTCCACCAAGGAGATCATCGAGGACGCCTCGCTGGCCGCGAACGAGATGGTCGTGGAGGTCGCGCATCCGCAGCGCGGCTCCTTCACCACGGTCGGCTCCCCGCTGAAGCTGTCGGACTCCCCTGTCGACGTGGTCAGTTCGCCGCTCCTGGGCGAGCACAACGCGGAGGTCTTCGTCGGTGAGCTCGGCCTCGGCGACGAGGAACTGCGCCTGCTCAAGTCGAACGGAGTGATCTGA
- a CDS encoding thiamine pyrophosphate-binding protein gives MPDGSSDTNQTHISGGHLVAKALKAEGVEVIYTLCGGHIIDIYDGCVDEGIDVVDVRHEQVAAHAADGYARLTGKPGCAVVTAGPGTTDAVTGVANAFRAESPMLLIGGQGAHTQHKMGSLQDLPHVDMMTPITKFAATVPDTARAADMVSMAFRECYHGAPGPSFLEIPRDVLDAKVPVEKARVPQAGQYRASTRSAGDPEAIEKLADLLVHAEKPAILLGSQVWTTRGTASAIDLVRTLNVPAYMNGAGRGTLPPGDPHHFQLSRRYAFSNADLIVIVGTPFDFRMGYGKRLSPDATVVQIDLDYRTVGKNRDIDLGIVGDAGLILKSVTEAASGRLNGGASQRKEWLDELRAAEQTAIEKRLPNLRSDASPIHPYRLVSEINDFLTEDSIYIGDGGDIVTFSGQVVQPKSPGHWMDPGPLGTLGVGIPFVLAAKQARPDKEVVALFGDGAFSLTGWDFETLVRYNLPFVGIVGNNSSMNQIRYGQKAKYGEERQRIGNTLGDVHYDKFAQMLGGYGEEVRDPADIGPALQRARESGKPSLINVWVDPDAYAPGTMNQTMYK, from the coding sequence ATGCCCGACGGCAGCAGCGACACGAACCAAACCCACATCTCCGGTGGGCATCTGGTCGCCAAGGCACTCAAAGCAGAGGGTGTGGAGGTCATCTACACCTTGTGCGGCGGCCACATCATCGACATCTACGACGGCTGCGTCGACGAGGGGATCGATGTCGTCGACGTACGCCACGAGCAGGTCGCCGCCCACGCGGCCGACGGCTACGCGCGCCTCACCGGCAAGCCGGGATGCGCCGTCGTGACGGCAGGACCGGGAACCACGGACGCCGTCACGGGCGTAGCGAACGCCTTCCGCGCGGAGTCCCCCATGCTGCTCATCGGCGGCCAGGGAGCGCACACCCAGCACAAGATGGGGTCACTCCAGGACCTTCCGCACGTCGACATGATGACGCCCATCACCAAGTTCGCCGCGACCGTGCCGGACACGGCGCGCGCCGCGGACATGGTGTCGATGGCGTTCCGCGAGTGCTACCACGGCGCTCCCGGTCCGTCCTTCCTTGAGATCCCGCGCGATGTGCTCGACGCCAAGGTGCCGGTGGAGAAGGCCCGGGTGCCGCAGGCCGGGCAGTATCGCGCGTCCACCCGCTCGGCCGGCGACCCCGAGGCCATCGAGAAGCTCGCCGACCTGCTCGTGCACGCCGAGAAGCCCGCGATCCTGCTTGGCAGCCAGGTGTGGACGACGCGGGGTACCGCCTCCGCCATCGACCTCGTACGCACGCTGAATGTGCCCGCCTACATGAACGGCGCGGGCCGCGGGACCCTGCCGCCCGGGGACCCGCATCACTTCCAGCTCTCGCGGCGGTACGCGTTCTCGAACGCCGACCTCATCGTCATCGTGGGGACTCCCTTCGACTTCCGTATGGGCTACGGGAAGCGGCTCTCGCCGGACGCCACGGTCGTGCAGATCGACCTCGACTACCGCACCGTCGGAAAGAACAGGGACATCGACCTGGGCATCGTCGGTGACGCCGGGCTGATCCTGAAGTCGGTCACCGAGGCCGCGTCCGGGCGTCTCAACGGAGGCGCTTCCCAGCGCAAGGAGTGGCTCGACGAGCTGCGCGCCGCCGAGCAGACGGCCATCGAGAAGCGGCTGCCGAACCTCAGGTCCGATGCCTCGCCGATCCATCCGTACCGCCTCGTGAGCGAGATCAACGACTTCCTCACCGAAGACTCGATCTACATCGGCGACGGCGGTGACATCGTCACCTTCTCCGGGCAGGTCGTGCAGCCCAAGTCGCCCGGCCACTGGATGGACCCGGGGCCCCTCGGCACGCTCGGCGTCGGCATCCCCTTCGTGCTCGCCGCCAAGCAGGCGCGGCCCGACAAGGAGGTGGTGGCCCTCTTCGGAGACGGCGCTTTCTCGCTCACCGGCTGGGACTTCGAGACGCTCGTCCGCTACAACCTGCCGTTCGTCGGGATCGTCGGCAACAACTCCTCGATGAACCAGATCCGTTACGGCCAGAAGGCCAAGTACGGCGAGGAGCGCCAGCGGATCGGCAACACCCTCGGAGACGTCCACTACGACAAGTTCGCCCAGATGCTGGGCGGTTACGGCGAAGAGGTCCGGGACCCCGCCGACATCGGCCCCGCGCTGCAGCGGGCGCGCGAGTCGGGCAAGCCCTCCCTGATCAACGTATGGGTCGACCCGGACGCGTACGCCCCCGGAACCATGAACCAGACCATGTACAAGTGA
- a CDS encoding acetate--CoA ligase family protein, producing MAEDRALTVRALLDTVRAEGRTSLTAPEGKILADAYGIAVPGEELATDVDEAVAHASRFEGPVVMKIVSPDILHKTDAGGVIVGVEGATDVRAAFCEIVENARAYAPDARIDGVQVQELLPSGQEVIVGAVTDPTFGKVVAFGLGGVLVEVLKDVTFRLAPVDADEAASMLDSIRAAEVLRGVRGAPAVDRWAVAEQIRRVSQLVTDFPEIAEVDLNPVIATPEGAIAADIRVILSEGATKQRRRYTREEMLTSMRRLMEPRSVAVIGASNEQGKIGNSVMRNLIDGGFSGEIHPVNPKAHDILGRKAYKSVTDVPGEVDVAVFAIPAKFVASALEEVGRKGIPNAVLIPSGFAETGEQALQDEIVEIGERLGVRLLGPNIYGYYSTWQNLCATFCTPYDVKGGVALTSQSGGIGMAILGFARTTKTGVSAIVGLGNKSDLDEDDLLTWFGEDPNTQCIAMHLEDLKDGRAFVEAARATVPKKPVVVLKAGRTAAGAKAAGSHTGALAGDDAVYDDILRQAGVIRAPGLNEMLEYARALPVLPTPQGDNIVIITGAGGSGVLLSDAVTDNGLRLMEIPDDLDASFRAFIPPFGAAGNPVDITGGEPPSTYEATIRLGLEDPRIHALVLGYWHTIVTPPMVFAELTARVIAEFRERGIEKPVVASLAGDVEVEEACQYLFERGVVAYPYTTEKPVAVLGAKYRWARAAGLLGGGR from the coding sequence ATGGCCGAAGACCGCGCACTGACGGTGCGGGCGCTCCTCGACACCGTGCGCGCCGAGGGACGGACCTCGCTGACGGCGCCGGAGGGCAAGATCCTCGCGGACGCGTACGGGATCGCCGTGCCGGGCGAGGAGCTCGCGACGGACGTGGACGAGGCGGTCGCGCACGCGTCCCGCTTCGAAGGGCCCGTCGTCATGAAGATCGTCTCCCCCGACATCCTGCACAAGACCGACGCGGGCGGCGTCATCGTCGGCGTGGAAGGCGCCACTGACGTGCGGGCCGCCTTCTGCGAGATCGTCGAGAACGCGCGCGCGTACGCGCCGGATGCACGTATCGACGGCGTGCAGGTGCAGGAGCTGCTGCCCTCCGGCCAGGAAGTGATCGTCGGGGCGGTGACCGATCCGACGTTCGGGAAGGTCGTCGCCTTCGGGCTCGGCGGCGTACTCGTCGAGGTCCTCAAGGACGTCACATTCCGTCTCGCGCCGGTCGACGCGGACGAGGCCGCATCGATGCTCGACTCGATCCGCGCAGCCGAGGTCCTGCGGGGCGTGCGGGGCGCGCCCGCGGTGGACCGGTGGGCCGTCGCCGAGCAGATACGCCGGGTGTCCCAACTGGTCACCGACTTCCCGGAGATCGCCGAGGTGGACCTCAACCCGGTGATCGCCACTCCGGAGGGCGCGATCGCCGCGGACATCCGCGTCATCCTCTCCGAAGGGGCCACGAAACAACGCCGTAGGTACACGCGTGAGGAGATGCTCACGTCCATGCGGCGGCTGATGGAGCCCCGCTCCGTCGCCGTGATCGGCGCGTCCAACGAGCAGGGCAAGATCGGCAACTCGGTGATGCGCAACCTCATCGACGGCGGCTTCTCCGGCGAGATCCATCCGGTGAACCCCAAGGCCCATGACATCTTGGGCCGCAAGGCGTACAAGAGTGTCACGGACGTTCCCGGTGAGGTGGATGTGGCGGTCTTCGCGATCCCCGCCAAGTTCGTGGCGTCGGCCTTGGAGGAGGTGGGTCGCAAGGGCATCCCCAACGCGGTCCTGATCCCCTCCGGGTTCGCCGAGACCGGTGAACAGGCCCTCCAGGACGAGATCGTGGAGATCGGTGAGCGCCTCGGAGTGCGGCTGCTCGGCCCGAACATCTACGGCTACTACTCGACGTGGCAGAACCTGTGCGCCACATTCTGCACGCCGTACGACGTCAAGGGCGGGGTCGCCCTGACGAGTCAGTCCGGTGGCATCGGGATGGCCATCCTCGGCTTCGCGCGCACTACGAAGACGGGCGTCTCGGCGATCGTCGGGCTCGGCAACAAGTCCGACCTGGACGAGGACGACCTCCTCACGTGGTTCGGCGAGGACCCCAACACCCAGTGCATCGCCATGCACTTGGAGGACCTCAAGGACGGCCGCGCCTTCGTGGAGGCCGCGCGGGCGACCGTCCCGAAGAAGCCGGTCGTGGTCCTGAAGGCCGGACGTACGGCAGCGGGGGCGAAGGCCGCCGGATCGCACACGGGCGCCCTGGCGGGCGATGACGCCGTGTACGACGACATCCTCAGGCAGGCGGGGGTCATCAGGGCCCCTGGCCTCAACGAAATGCTGGAGTACGCGCGCGCGTTGCCGGTGCTCCCCACCCCGCAGGGCGACAACATCGTGATCATCACGGGTGCGGGCGGATCCGGGGTGCTGCTCTCCGACGCGGTGACCGACAACGGGCTGCGGCTGATGGAGATCCCCGACGACCTGGACGCGTCCTTCCGGGCGTTCATCCCGCCCTTCGGGGCGGCGGGAAACCCCGTCGACATCACCGGGGGCGAACCCCCGTCGACGTACGAGGCGACGATCAGGCTCGGCCTGGAGGACCCCCGCATTCACGCACTTGTCCTGGGCTACTGGCACACCATCGTCACCCCTCCCATGGTCTTCGCCGAACTAACGGCCCGGGTGATCGCGGAGTTCCGTGAGCGCGGCATCGAGAAGCCCGTCGTGGCATCCCTGGCGGGCGACGTCGAGGTGGAGGAGGCCTGCCAGTACCTCTTCGAGCGCGGCGTCGTGGCGTACCCGTACACGACGGAGAAACCGGTCGCCGTGCTCGGCGCGAAGTACCGGTGGGCGCGAGCGGCCGGTCTGTTGGGGGGCGGTCGATGA
- a CDS encoding OFA family MFS transporter, with product MTTTDISTAVPYREVTDTNGRMYRVGETDIDIMGRKRKWMVILPWVGMMGISSAEYAFASAEDTLHTAHSWGDTHIFWMLGVWVFFQAAVAFPAGKLRESGKLPARWAMMCGAVGTLLGYVSLAFAPHVIVAYIGFGMFSGMGAGMVYATCVNMVGKWYPERKGGKTGFVNGGFAYGSVPFVFIFTGYMDLTNFRWVLVSVGLFLAAMVAVAGYFFQDPPKNWWPADVDPLRPPDDPRARRAMAMNPPAVRQYTPREAWQTGRVALMWFCLLCTSGVNIFGIAFQVDIGKEAGFAGGIVATAMSLKAIVNGTGRGVIGWLSDLYGRKRCLIFVCIVLGLSQYGILWSANIENLPLFLVFSSISGFGGGAIFPMFAAMTADYFGENNNASNYGLVYSSKLVSGLLGSGMGAVVVSNWGHTGAFTLAGSISLFAGFIALFLSQPGRPKDKGIKPNPQPLGEEMA from the coding sequence ATGACGACAACCGACATATCCACAGCCGTCCCGTACAGGGAGGTGACGGACACCAACGGCCGGATGTACCGAGTTGGCGAGACCGACATCGACATCATGGGCCGCAAGCGCAAGTGGATGGTCATCCTGCCGTGGGTCGGCATGATGGGCATCAGCTCGGCCGAGTACGCGTTCGCGTCGGCCGAGGACACCCTGCACACCGCGCATTCCTGGGGTGACACCCACATCTTCTGGATGCTGGGCGTCTGGGTCTTCTTCCAGGCCGCGGTGGCCTTCCCGGCGGGCAAGCTGCGCGAGAGCGGCAAACTTCCGGCGCGCTGGGCGATGATGTGCGGCGCGGTGGGCACGCTGCTCGGCTATGTGTCACTGGCGTTCGCGCCCCATGTGATCGTCGCCTATATCGGCTTCGGCATGTTCAGCGGTATGGGCGCCGGCATGGTGTACGCGACCTGCGTGAACATGGTCGGCAAGTGGTATCCGGAACGGAAGGGAGGAAAGACCGGATTCGTCAACGGCGGATTCGCCTACGGCTCGGTGCCGTTCGTGTTCATCTTCACCGGCTATATGGACCTGACGAACTTCCGCTGGGTGCTTGTGAGCGTCGGCCTCTTCCTGGCGGCGATGGTCGCCGTGGCCGGTTACTTCTTCCAGGACCCGCCGAAGAACTGGTGGCCGGCCGACGTGGACCCGCTGCGGCCGCCGGACGACCCACGGGCCAGGCGCGCCATGGCGATGAATCCGCCCGCCGTGCGGCAGTACACACCCAGGGAGGCGTGGCAGACCGGCCGGGTCGCACTGATGTGGTTCTGCCTGCTGTGCACATCGGGCGTGAACATCTTCGGCATCGCTTTCCAGGTGGACATCGGAAAGGAAGCCGGATTCGCCGGTGGGATCGTCGCCACGGCCATGTCCTTGAAGGCCATCGTCAACGGCACGGGCCGGGGCGTCATCGGCTGGCTCTCGGACCTCTACGGACGCAAACGCTGCCTGATCTTCGTCTGTATCGTCCTGGGTCTTTCGCAGTACGGCATCCTGTGGTCCGCGAACATCGAGAACCTCCCGCTGTTCCTGGTCTTCTCCAGCATCTCCGGTTTCGGAGGCGGCGCCATCTTCCCGATGTTCGCGGCGATGACGGCGGACTACTTCGGCGAGAACAACAACGCCTCCAACTACGGCCTGGTCTACAGCTCCAAGCTGGTGTCCGGGCTTCTCGGCTCCGGAATGGGCGCCGTCGTGGTGAGCAACTGGGGCCACACAGGGGCCTTCACCCTGGCCGGCTCGATCTCCCTGTTCGCCGGATTCATCGCGCTCTTCCTCTCCCAACCCGGAAGGCCCAAGGACAAAGGCATCAAACCCAATCCGCAACCCCTCGGTGAGGAGATGGCCTGA
- the sucC gene encoding ADP-forming succinate--CoA ligase subunit beta, with the protein MDLFEHQARELFEEYGILVPRAEVADTAKEARAGAERLGGRVVVKAQVKTGGRGKAGGVKVAADPAATEITARQILGMDIKGHTVHKVMVAQPVQIDSEFYVSYVLDRAAGRFLAIASAEGGMEIEEVAASRPEAVARVEIDPATGVSEAKAAEIAAAAGLPEATADVLVKLWQVLTREDALLVEVNPLVRTAQGEILALDGKVTLDDNARFRQARWGADDSAHDDPLEAAAASKGLNYVKLDGEVGIIGNGAGLVMSTLDVVAGCGARPANFLDIGGGASAQIMADGLSVILSDPAVKSVFVNVFGGITACDAVADGIVQALESVQLTKPLVVRLDGNNAVRGRAILDERSHPLVQQVTTMDGAARRAAELAGHTNAA; encoded by the coding sequence ATGGACCTGTTCGAGCACCAGGCAAGGGAACTCTTCGAGGAATACGGCATCTTGGTGCCGCGGGCGGAGGTCGCCGACACGGCGAAGGAGGCGCGCGCGGGCGCCGAACGCCTGGGCGGCCGCGTCGTCGTCAAGGCCCAGGTGAAGACGGGCGGACGCGGCAAGGCGGGCGGCGTGAAGGTCGCAGCGGACCCGGCCGCCACCGAGATCACGGCCCGCCAGATCCTCGGCATGGACATCAAGGGCCACACCGTGCACAAGGTGATGGTGGCCCAACCCGTCCAGATCGACAGCGAGTTCTACGTCTCGTACGTACTGGACCGCGCGGCGGGGCGCTTCCTCGCGATCGCGTCCGCCGAGGGCGGCATGGAGATCGAGGAGGTGGCGGCGAGCCGGCCGGAGGCCGTCGCGCGTGTGGAGATCGACCCGGCGACGGGAGTGAGTGAGGCGAAGGCGGCCGAGATCGCCGCCGCGGCCGGACTCCCCGAGGCCACCGCCGACGTACTGGTCAAGCTGTGGCAGGTACTGACCCGCGAGGACGCGCTCCTCGTCGAGGTGAACCCCCTAGTCCGCACAGCCCAGGGAGAGATCCTCGCCCTCGACGGCAAGGTCACCCTGGACGACAACGCCCGCTTCCGCCAAGCACGCTGGGGCGCCGACGACTCCGCCCACGACGACCCCCTGGAGGCGGCGGCCGCGTCCAAGGGCCTCAACTACGTCAAGCTCGACGGCGAGGTCGGCATCATCGGCAACGGCGCGGGCCTCGTCATGTCAACCCTCGACGTGGTCGCGGGCTGCGGAGCGCGCCCCGCGAACTTCCTCGACATCGGAGGCGGCGCCTCCGCCCAGATCATGGCCGACGGCCTCTCCGTCATCCTCTCCGACCCCGCCGTCAAGTCCGTCTTCGTCAACGTCTTCGGCGGCATCACCGCCTGCGACGCCGTCGCGGACGGCATCGTCCAGGCCCTGGAATCCGTCCAGTTGACCAAGCCCCTTGTGGTCCGCCTCGACGGCAACAACGCCGTACGGGGCCGCGCCATCCTCGACGAGCGCTCCCACCCTCTCGTCCAGCAGGTCACCACCATGGACGGCGCCGCACGCCGCGCCGCCGAACTCGCCGGTCACACCAACGCAGCCTAA